The Desulfobacterales bacterium genomic sequence CGCAGATCCCGTTGCAGGCGGATGGTGGTCTGGACCCGTTTTATTTCAATGGCCGTAAAGTGCCATTCTCCCGGTGCGGTCCCCTGCGGATTTAACAGTCCCTCGTCAATCATCTCAAGAATAAGTTCTGCGGGAACTCCGCAGAATCGACAGAGATCACCGAAACTGCAGCGGGTATTTTCATCAAGTACAGTACCTGTTATTTGGGTGAATG encodes the following:
- a CDS encoding chaperone modulator CbpM, which translates into the protein MIDEGLLNPQGTAPGEWHFTAIEIKRVQTTIRLQRDLRVNLPGCALALQLLEELEELRRLHRIR